From a region of the Geothrix sp. 21YS21S-2 genome:
- the abc-f gene encoding ribosomal protection-like ABC-F family protein, translating to MLASLNHAFLSFGPHEVLKDVTWAIQEDECWGVIGRNGAGKSTVFKVLLGELELDNGTVVRPTAERGIRVGHYAQDLVPATGGTILEEAMAAFGDVESLQHEMRDLEHRMAEPGVDLDAVMERYQKVQEAFERLDGFTIRSRAESILFALGFAPELMEKNVLELSGGQKSRVMLAKAILQGQDLLLLDEPTNHLDLPSLRWLESFINGTNATVAVISHDRYFLDRIATSILEIELGRSRAYEGNYTEFIEKKEAEIEIAERHFERQQEYIKRQEDYIRRNIAGQDTKIARGRRTQLSKMQRLEKPLKDRRRIKFSFPETQRSGDTALVLDKASVGWDGVPLFEPLDHFQVKRGQKLAIVGLNGTGKSTLLKAIAGEIEFITGGSRLGSQVKLGYFDQHHKNLDPRNTVFQQIQAVIPMAPKQDVLGFLAKFSFRGDEVDKPVTVLSGGERARLSVATLIREGVNLLLLDEPTNHMDIHSMEAMEDTILSFTGAVVVVTHDRYLLGRVADSILRVHENRTEFREGGYEDNQAWVDLDIGQEPAEAEVEEEKPRRKPEPPKPQPQKSQPQKPQPIDRERQKTVKRWERKVQEAEAAVADLEGRLAGLARELAAADPADWEVFGARLGAQKALETELAYAMSAWEEAQTALEEAQK from the coding sequence ATGCTCGCCAGCCTCAACCACGCCTTCCTCAGCTTCGGCCCCCACGAGGTGCTGAAGGACGTCACCTGGGCCATCCAGGAGGACGAGTGCTGGGGCGTCATCGGCCGCAACGGCGCCGGCAAGAGCACGGTCTTCAAGGTGCTGCTGGGCGAACTGGAGCTGGACAACGGCACCGTGGTGCGGCCCACCGCCGAGCGGGGCATCCGCGTGGGCCACTACGCGCAGGACCTGGTGCCGGCCACCGGCGGCACCATCCTCGAGGAGGCCATGGCCGCCTTCGGGGACGTGGAATCCCTGCAGCACGAGATGCGCGACCTCGAACACCGCATGGCCGAGCCGGGCGTGGACCTGGACGCCGTGATGGAGCGCTACCAGAAGGTGCAGGAGGCCTTCGAGCGCCTCGACGGGTTCACCATCCGCAGCCGGGCCGAGAGCATCCTGTTCGCGCTGGGCTTCGCGCCCGAGCTGATGGAGAAGAACGTGCTGGAGCTCAGCGGCGGGCAGAAGAGCCGGGTGATGCTCGCCAAGGCCATCCTCCAGGGCCAGGACCTCCTGCTGCTGGACGAGCCCACCAACCACCTGGACCTGCCCAGCCTGCGCTGGCTGGAGAGCTTCATCAACGGCACGAACGCCACCGTGGCCGTCATCAGCCACGACCGCTACTTCCTCGACCGCATCGCCACCAGCATCCTCGAGATCGAGCTGGGCCGCAGCCGCGCCTACGAGGGGAACTACACCGAGTTCATCGAGAAGAAGGAAGCGGAGATCGAGATCGCCGAGCGCCATTTCGAGCGCCAGCAGGAGTACATCAAGCGGCAGGAGGACTACATCCGCCGCAACATCGCCGGCCAGGACACCAAGATCGCCCGGGGCCGCCGCACGCAGCTCTCCAAGATGCAGCGCCTGGAGAAGCCCCTCAAGGACCGCCGCCGCATCAAGTTCAGCTTCCCCGAGACCCAGCGCAGCGGCGACACCGCCCTGGTGCTGGACAAGGCCTCGGTGGGCTGGGACGGGGTCCCGCTGTTCGAGCCCCTGGACCACTTCCAGGTCAAGCGCGGGCAGAAGCTCGCCATCGTCGGCCTCAACGGCACCGGGAAGTCCACGCTCCTGAAGGCCATCGCCGGGGAGATCGAGTTCATCACGGGCGGCTCGCGCCTGGGCAGCCAGGTGAAGCTGGGCTACTTCGACCAGCACCACAAGAACCTGGATCCCCGCAACACGGTCTTCCAGCAGATCCAGGCCGTGATCCCCATGGCGCCCAAGCAGGACGTGCTGGGCTTCCTGGCCAAGTTCTCCTTCCGCGGCGACGAGGTGGACAAGCCCGTCACCGTGCTCTCCGGCGGCGAGCGCGCGCGGCTCTCCGTGGCCACACTGATCCGCGAGGGCGTCAACCTCCTGCTGCTGGACGAGCCCACCAACCACATGGACATCCACTCCATGGAGGCCATGGAGGACACCATCCTCAGCTTCACGGGCGCGGTGGTGGTGGTGACCCACGACCGCTACCTCCTGGGGCGTGTGGCCGACAGCATCCTGCGCGTGCACGAGAACCGGACCGAGTTCCGCGAGGGCGGCTACGAGGACAACCAGGCCTGGGTCGACCTGGACATCGGCCAGGAGCCCGCGGAGGCCGAGGTGGAGGAGGAGAAGCCCCGGCGCAAGCCCGAGCCCCCCAAACCCCAGCCCCAGAAGTCCCAGCCCCAGAAGCCGCAGCCCATCGACCGCGAGCGCCAGAAGACCGTCAAGCGCTGGGAGCGCAAGGTGCAGGAGGCCGAGGCCGCGGTGGCGGACCTGGAAGGCCGTCTCGCCGGGCTCGCCAGGGAACTGGCCGCGGCGGACCCCGCGGACTGGGAGGTCTTCGGCGCCAGGCTGGGCGCCCAGAAGGCCCTCGAGACCGAGCTCGCCTACGCCATGAGCGCCTGGGAGGAGGCCCAGACCGCGCTGGAGGAAGCCCAGAAGTAG
- a CDS encoding lytic transglycosylase domain-containing protein — translation MTWPAPDSPRRFRGRLLALLVACAGLGALASAPPQPPKTASAKARPEVARLRTLVEDGERNAREKDWDAASTRAEEAEVLVADWPAEALETPEVKALLDRLLELEQHLPDSEGVPATPDPGLKEATEVVPLSGEALKAELEQVKGGTEGALYDFPIDLNDKVLAWVHEFTTSKRGFMERTLSRATMWLPMARQIFAEERIPQDLAYLAVIESGFINSARSYAQAVGMWQFIRSTGRIYGLNGNAWVEERRDPVKATRASARYLRRLYETSGDWYLALVGYNAGPLTTDRAAQNLGSRNFWDMARSRWLRNQTKNYVPELCAAILIGHDPQRYGFKVEQLQPYAYETVEVDRMTSLAVLARYAGTDVESLKELNPELLRSSTPPGRYSLRVPPGLSGATARALARIPAGQRLDFQSYRIRKGDTLAKVAAKFKLSPEDLLEANDLKKAQFRAGKVIKVPPPPPAPIDTRDLLTPVERSQVIEDHPLEALPAIPSPAPEAPAQAAPAADLPPVPQAVKTPAPRPALEARPKTHLVKKGETLYAIATRYGVDVEHLRKWNKIKGNRIQNGQRLRLGP, via the coding sequence ATGACCTGGCCGGCCCCGGATAGCCCCCGGCGATTCCGGGGCCGGCTTCTCGCCCTGCTCGTGGCCTGCGCGGGCCTGGGTGCCCTGGCCTCCGCGCCGCCCCAGCCGCCCAAGACCGCCTCCGCCAAGGCCCGGCCCGAAGTGGCCCGGCTCAGGACCCTGGTGGAGGACGGCGAGCGCAACGCCCGGGAGAAGGACTGGGACGCCGCCTCCACCCGCGCCGAGGAGGCCGAGGTGCTCGTGGCCGACTGGCCCGCGGAGGCCCTGGAGACTCCCGAGGTCAAGGCCCTCCTGGACCGGCTCCTGGAGCTGGAGCAGCACCTGCCCGACAGCGAGGGCGTGCCCGCCACCCCGGATCCCGGCCTCAAGGAGGCCACCGAGGTCGTGCCCCTTTCCGGCGAGGCCCTGAAGGCCGAACTGGAGCAGGTCAAGGGCGGCACCGAGGGCGCGCTGTACGACTTCCCCATTGACCTCAACGACAAGGTCCTGGCCTGGGTCCACGAGTTCACCACCAGCAAGCGGGGCTTCATGGAGCGCACCCTGTCGCGGGCGACCATGTGGCTGCCCATGGCCCGGCAGATTTTCGCCGAGGAGCGCATCCCCCAGGACCTGGCCTACCTGGCCGTCATCGAATCGGGCTTCATCAACAGCGCCCGGAGCTACGCCCAGGCCGTGGGCATGTGGCAGTTCATACGCTCCACCGGGCGCATCTACGGCCTCAACGGCAACGCCTGGGTCGAGGAGCGGCGGGACCCCGTCAAGGCCACGCGCGCATCGGCCCGCTACCTGCGCCGCCTGTACGAGACCTCCGGCGACTGGTACCTGGCCCTGGTGGGCTACAACGCCGGCCCCCTCACCACCGACCGCGCCGCCCAGAACCTGGGCAGCCGAAACTTCTGGGACATGGCCCGCAGCCGCTGGCTCCGGAACCAGACCAAGAACTACGTGCCCGAGCTGTGCGCGGCCATCCTCATCGGCCACGACCCCCAGCGGTACGGCTTCAAGGTGGAGCAGCTCCAGCCCTACGCCTACGAGACGGTGGAGGTGGACAGGATGACGAGCCTCGCCGTCCTGGCCCGCTACGCCGGCACCGACGTGGAGTCCCTCAAGGAGCTGAACCCCGAGCTCCTGCGTTCCAGCACGCCCCCGGGACGCTACAGCCTGCGGGTGCCGCCGGGCCTCAGCGGCGCCACGGCCCGTGCCCTGGCCAGGATCCCCGCCGGCCAGAGGCTGGACTTCCAGAGCTACAGGATCCGCAAGGGCGACACCCTGGCCAAGGTGGCCGCCAAGTTCAAGCTCAGCCCCGAGGACCTGCTGGAGGCCAACGACCTCAAGAAGGCCCAGTTCAGGGCCGGGAAGGTCATCAAGGTGCCGCCCCCGCCCCCCGCCCCCATCGACACCCGCGACCTCCTCACGCCCGTGGAGCGGAGCCAGGTCATCGAGGACCACCCCCTGGAGGCGCTGCCCGCCATCCCCTCCCCGGCCCCGGAGGCCCCTGCGCAGGCCGCGCCGGCCGCGGACCTGCCGCCGGTGCCCCAGGCCGTCAAGACGCCCGCGCCCAGGCCGGCCCTGGAGGCCCGCCCCAAGACGCACCTGGTCAAGAAGGGCGAGACGCTCTACGCCATCGCCACCCGGTACGGCGTGGATGTGGAGCATCTCCGGAAGTGGAACAAGATCAAAGGGAACCGTATCCAGAATGGGCAGAGGCTCCGCCTTGGCCCGTGA
- the gcvH gene encoding glycine cleavage system protein GcvH, translating to MYPADVKYTKNHEYLKPLGDGTALVGITHYAQEALGDVVFVDMPEVGARFKAGDEFGTVESVKTVSEIFIPSACEVLEINGELEAHPEYVNEDAYGKGWMLKIKLDGALNPELLDAAAYEALVSAESH from the coding sequence ATGTACCCCGCCGACGTGAAGTACACCAAGAACCACGAATACCTCAAGCCCCTGGGCGACGGCACCGCGCTGGTGGGGATCACCCACTACGCCCAGGAGGCCCTGGGCGACGTGGTGTTCGTGGACATGCCCGAAGTGGGCGCCCGCTTCAAGGCCGGCGACGAGTTCGGCACCGTGGAGTCCGTGAAGACCGTGTCCGAGATCTTCATCCCCTCCGCCTGCGAAGTGCTCGAGATCAACGGCGAGCTCGAGGCCCACCCCGAGTACGTCAACGAGGACGCCTACGGCAAGGGCTGGATGCTCAAGATCAAGCTGGACGGCGCCCTGAACCCCGAACTGCTGGACGCCGCGGCCTACGAGGCCCTGGTCAGCGCCGAGAGCCACTGA
- the gcvT gene encoding glycine cleavage system aminomethyltransferase GcvT: MSELLKTPLNAVHRALGAKMVDFGGWDMPVQYPAGIIAEHVAVRTKVGLFDVSHMGEIRVKGPQAMAFLDWLTPNAVVKLAHGQIHYTAFLYENGTFVDDLLLHKIADDHFLLVVNASNVDKDFAWVKEHAAKWDVEVTNESDQTGQVALQGPLSIDVLQPLVDIDLSQIKYYWFAFGKFKGMPVMFARTGYTGEDGFEIYCPAEKTEWVWNELMQSGKPLGLVPTGLGCRNTLRLEAKMALYGHEIDDTTNALEADLGWIIKLNKGEFLGREALATLKEQGFSRRLVGFRMLEKREIARDHMDVLVDGRKAGYVTSGSPSTTCGFNLGLAYVPVSHAPLGSRIHIDIRGKACEAEVVPTPFYKRAK, translated from the coding sequence ATGTCCGAACTCTTGAAGACCCCCCTCAACGCCGTCCACCGGGCCCTCGGGGCCAAGATGGTGGACTTCGGCGGCTGGGACATGCCCGTCCAGTACCCCGCCGGCATCATCGCCGAGCACGTCGCCGTGCGCACCAAGGTCGGCCTTTTCGACGTGAGCCACATGGGCGAGATCCGCGTCAAGGGCCCCCAGGCCATGGCCTTCCTGGACTGGCTCACCCCCAACGCCGTGGTGAAGCTGGCCCACGGGCAGATCCACTACACCGCCTTCCTGTACGAGAACGGCACCTTCGTGGACGACCTGCTCCTCCACAAGATCGCCGACGACCACTTCCTGCTCGTGGTGAACGCCTCCAACGTGGACAAGGACTTCGCCTGGGTGAAGGAGCACGCCGCCAAGTGGGACGTGGAGGTCACCAACGAAAGCGACCAGACGGGCCAGGTGGCCCTCCAGGGACCCCTCTCCATCGACGTGCTCCAGCCCCTGGTGGACATCGACCTCTCCCAGATCAAGTACTACTGGTTCGCCTTCGGGAAGTTCAAGGGCATGCCCGTCATGTTCGCCCGCACCGGCTACACCGGCGAGGACGGCTTCGAGATCTACTGCCCGGCCGAGAAGACCGAGTGGGTCTGGAACGAGCTCATGCAGAGCGGCAAGCCGCTGGGCCTCGTGCCCACCGGCCTGGGCTGCCGCAACACCCTGCGCCTGGAAGCCAAGATGGCCCTCTACGGCCACGAGATCGACGACACCACCAACGCCCTGGAAGCGGACCTGGGCTGGATCATCAAGCTCAACAAGGGCGAGTTCCTGGGCCGGGAGGCCCTGGCCACCCTCAAGGAGCAGGGCTTCAGCCGCCGGCTGGTGGGCTTCCGCATGCTGGAGAAGCGCGAGATCGCCCGCGACCACATGGACGTCCTCGTGGACGGCAGGAAGGCCGGCTACGTCACCAGCGGCTCCCCCAGCACCACCTGCGGCTTCAACCTGGGCCTGGCCTACGTGCCCGTCAGCCACGCCCCCCTGGGCTCCCGCATCCACATCGACATCCGCGGCAAGGCCTGCGAAGCCGAGGTGGTTCCCACTCCCTTCTACAAGCGCGCCAAGTAG
- the sfsA gene encoding DNA/RNA nuclease SfsA — protein MLIRKKGLVPGVILKRYKRFLADVELEDGSVATAHCTNTGTMATSWEPGDAVLLEPSANPARKLAYTWLACNRGGAWVGVETGMPNRVVAEAARQDRLPGLPGLHSVLTEQKYGDERSRIDVLARDAEDRCVYIEVKNATMRVGDLACFPDAVSLRGAKHLRELRAMVRLGHRAAIVFFVHRGDVTGFDAAREIDPDYAAELDRALEGGVEILPQAVALEARREPGGLWSLAWDLPGVLPWLRRM, from the coding sequence ATGCTGATCCGGAAAAAGGGCCTCGTGCCCGGAGTCATCCTCAAGCGGTACAAGCGTTTCCTCGCCGACGTGGAGCTGGAGGACGGGTCCGTCGCCACGGCCCACTGCACCAACACCGGCACCATGGCCACGTCCTGGGAACCGGGCGACGCCGTGCTGCTGGAACCCAGCGCCAACCCCGCCCGCAAGCTGGCCTACACCTGGCTGGCCTGCAACCGCGGGGGGGCCTGGGTGGGGGTGGAGACCGGCATGCCCAACCGGGTGGTGGCCGAGGCCGCCCGCCAGGACCGCCTGCCGGGCCTGCCCGGACTCCATTCGGTGCTCACCGAGCAGAAGTACGGCGACGAGCGGAGCCGCATCGACGTGCTGGCCCGGGACGCCGAGGACCGCTGCGTCTACATCGAGGTCAAGAACGCCACCATGCGCGTGGGGGACCTGGCGTGCTTCCCTGACGCCGTGAGCCTGCGCGGCGCCAAGCACCTGCGCGAGCTCCGGGCCATGGTGCGCCTCGGGCACCGCGCGGCCATCGTGTTCTTCGTGCACCGGGGCGACGTGACGGGCTTCGACGCGGCGCGGGAGATCGACCCGGACTACGCCGCCGAGCTGGACCGGGCCCTGGAAGGGGGCGTGGAGATCCTGCCCCAGGCCGTGGCCCTGGAGGCCCGGCGGGAGCCCGGAGGGCTCTGGAGCCTGGCGTGGGACCTGCCGGGTGTGCTTCCCTGGCTCCGGAGGATGTGA
- a CDS encoding MFS transporter translates to MAKLAPKYAALVVVGLAFFADTVVYAMLPPLLPEYARLHGLSQTQLGFLFGSYAGALLLAALPLGTWADRRGRRGPFLGGLVGFGAATILFAFAGSFPLLLVARVLQGIAAAATWVAGLSMVADHFPSNQRGKAMSTVFACANIGLFLGPAFAGWMTRVWDIRAAFLFAAGLAVLDAVVRLTLLPADPPAQPSGTGYLGLLKDGTVRVFAGAMVMGSLLGAVLEAVLPLHLSLHLGMDAMAIGLAFTTTALASIVTSPLVGHWTDRRGPRGPLSLGMVLAAVLLATAAVLPGRAAVYAFMLAMGSTCSLLMSPCGPALAGHVEGKGSTDFGSVFSLLNIAFSLGLMVGPMAGSALADLVGLKVAMAVLAAAFLAYLPVLRTASRHK, encoded by the coding sequence ATGGCGAAACTGGCCCCCAAGTACGCCGCGCTGGTGGTGGTGGGCCTGGCCTTCTTCGCCGACACGGTCGTCTACGCCATGCTGCCGCCGCTCCTGCCGGAGTACGCGCGGCTCCACGGACTGAGCCAGACCCAGCTGGGCTTCCTCTTCGGAAGCTACGCCGGGGCCCTGCTGCTGGCAGCGCTCCCCCTGGGCACCTGGGCGGACCGCCGCGGGCGCCGCGGACCCTTCCTGGGGGGCCTGGTGGGCTTCGGGGCAGCCACCATCCTCTTCGCCTTCGCGGGGAGCTTTCCCCTGCTCCTGGTGGCCCGGGTCCTCCAGGGCATCGCCGCGGCCGCCACCTGGGTGGCGGGCCTGTCCATGGTCGCGGACCACTTCCCCTCCAACCAGCGGGGCAAGGCCATGAGCACGGTCTTCGCCTGCGCCAACATCGGCCTGTTCCTGGGCCCGGCCTTCGCGGGGTGGATGACCCGCGTCTGGGACATCCGCGCCGCCTTCCTCTTCGCCGCGGGCCTGGCGGTGCTGGACGCCGTGGTGCGCCTCACCCTCCTGCCCGCGGACCCCCCGGCCCAGCCCTCGGGGACGGGCTACCTGGGCCTCCTGAAGGACGGCACGGTGCGGGTGTTCGCGGGAGCCATGGTCATGGGCTCGCTCCTGGGGGCGGTGCTGGAGGCGGTGCTGCCCCTCCACCTGTCCCTGCACCTGGGCATGGACGCCATGGCCATCGGCCTGGCCTTCACCACCACGGCCCTGGCCAGCATCGTCACCTCGCCCCTCGTGGGCCACTGGACCGACCGCCGCGGGCCCCGGGGGCCGCTGAGCCTGGGCATGGTGCTGGCCGCGGTCCTGCTGGCCACGGCGGCCGTCCTCCCTGGCCGCGCGGCCGTGTACGCCTTCATGCTGGCCATGGGGAGCACCTGCAGCCTGCTCATGTCCCCCTGCGGGCCCGCCCTGGCCGGGCACGTGGAGGGGAAGGGGAGCACCGACTTCGGGTCGGTGTTCTCCCTGCTCAACATCGCGTTCTCCCTGGGCCTGATGGTGGGCCCCATGGCGGGGTCGGCCCTGGCGGACCTGGTGGGACTCAAGGTGGCCATGGCGGTGCTGGCCGCGGCCTTCCTGGCCTACCTCCCGGTCCTGCGGACCGCCAGCCGGCATAAATAA
- a CDS encoding HAD family hydrolase: protein MTARPAVFIDRDGTLNVEVGYLHRAEDVVLVPGAAQALARLNALGIPVVVVTNQSGIGKGRYGWDEFNAVMERIAELLAEHGARMDGIYAAPHHERGQGDYAHPDHPDRKPNPGMLVRAAEEHRLDLSRSWMIGDKELDLDAGRNAGCRSALVRTGYGSQVDGARADLVAADLAEAVDRILAQGF from the coding sequence ATGACGGCGCGGCCGGCGGTCTTCATCGACAGGGACGGCACCCTCAACGTGGAGGTGGGGTACCTCCACCGCGCCGAGGACGTGGTGCTGGTGCCCGGGGCCGCCCAGGCCCTGGCCCGGCTCAACGCCCTGGGCATCCCCGTGGTGGTGGTCACCAACCAGAGCGGCATCGGCAAGGGCCGCTACGGCTGGGACGAGTTCAACGCGGTGATGGAGCGCATCGCCGAGCTCCTGGCCGAGCATGGCGCCCGCATGGACGGGATCTACGCCGCTCCGCATCACGAGCGGGGCCAGGGGGACTACGCCCATCCCGACCATCCCGACCGCAAGCCCAACCCCGGCATGCTGGTGCGGGCCGCCGAGGAGCACCGGCTGGACCTTTCCCGCAGCTGGATGATCGGCGACAAGGAACTGGATCTGGACGCCGGCCGCAACGCGGGCTGCAGGTCGGCCCTGGTGCGCACCGGCTACGGGTCCCAGGTGGACGGCGCCCGGGCCGACCTGGTCGCCGCGGACCTGGCCGAGGCCGTCGACCGCATCCTGGCCCAAGGCTTCTGA
- a CDS encoding proline--tRNA ligase, producing MKQTKMLIQTLREVPRDADVVSQQLMMRAGMIQKLAAGIYDYLPLALRSIRKFEQIVREELAKDGCQELLMPTVQPAELWQESKRWSFYGKELLRFKDRKDADFCLGPTHEEVITDIVRKNVRSYKQLPMNLFQIQTKFRDEIRPRFGLMRGREFIMKDAYSFHVDDADADKGYWEMFNAYKRIFSRLGVKFRPVEADSGAIGGSFTHEFHVLAGSGEDGILSCDSCEYTSNVEKTEAPRVPAVDHGPALPLSRSHFRTPGITAMEEQARAFKDDVHDGLPLHQTSKVYWLTAEFPVEGDTVRQVAVACVLRGDHELNPVKVKNFLGAVDLQPMADGEDFCGAAPGFLGPLPQEGTRHWALHQAPKDALVYLVDRSLEGAVNLTCGANVTECHHFGFDPKRDLPGATFLDLRLAQEGDLCPRCGAGHFQAFRGIEVGQVFKLGTKYSKSMNCVYVDEHGKENPMVMGCYGIGVTRTVAAAIEQNYDADGIVWPWPIAPYQVHLLDLDPGNDQVRAVADGLERDLEAAGFEVLHDDREGLSPGAKFKDADLLGFPLRVMVGSKGLKDGVVELKDRRTKELRKFKPEALVAEVTEARDRILRDLEIQGGR from the coding sequence ATGAAGCAGACCAAGATGTTGATCCAGACCCTCCGGGAGGTTCCCCGGGACGCCGACGTCGTGAGCCAGCAGCTCATGATGCGGGCAGGCATGATCCAGAAGCTGGCCGCGGGCATCTACGACTACCTGCCCCTGGCCCTGCGGAGCATCCGCAAGTTCGAGCAGATCGTCCGCGAGGAGCTCGCCAAGGACGGCTGCCAGGAACTGCTGATGCCCACCGTGCAGCCCGCGGAGCTCTGGCAGGAATCCAAGCGCTGGTCCTTCTACGGCAAGGAACTCCTGCGCTTCAAGGACCGCAAGGACGCCGACTTCTGCCTCGGCCCCACCCACGAGGAAGTGATCACCGACATCGTCCGCAAGAACGTCCGCAGCTACAAGCAGCTGCCCATGAACCTCTTCCAGATCCAGACCAAGTTCCGGGACGAGATCCGGCCCCGGTTCGGCCTCATGCGCGGCCGGGAGTTCATCATGAAGGACGCCTACTCCTTCCACGTGGACGACGCCGACGCCGACAAGGGCTACTGGGAGATGTTCAACGCCTACAAGCGCATCTTCTCCCGCCTGGGCGTCAAGTTCCGCCCCGTGGAGGCCGACAGCGGCGCCATCGGCGGCAGCTTCACCCACGAGTTCCACGTGCTGGCGGGCTCGGGCGAGGACGGCATCCTCTCCTGCGACTCCTGCGAGTACACCTCCAACGTCGAGAAGACCGAGGCGCCCCGCGTCCCCGCGGTGGACCACGGCCCGGCCCTCCCCCTCAGCCGCTCCCACTTCCGCACCCCCGGGATCACGGCCATGGAGGAGCAGGCCCGGGCCTTCAAGGACGACGTCCACGACGGCCTGCCCCTGCACCAGACCTCCAAGGTGTACTGGCTGACCGCTGAGTTCCCCGTGGAGGGCGACACCGTCCGCCAGGTGGCCGTCGCGTGCGTCCTCCGGGGCGACCACGAGCTCAACCCCGTCAAGGTGAAGAACTTCCTGGGCGCCGTGGACCTGCAGCCCATGGCCGACGGCGAGGATTTCTGCGGCGCGGCCCCCGGCTTCCTGGGCCCCCTCCCCCAGGAGGGCACCCGCCACTGGGCCCTCCACCAGGCCCCCAAGGATGCCCTGGTGTACCTCGTGGACCGTTCCCTGGAAGGCGCCGTCAACCTCACCTGCGGAGCCAACGTCACTGAATGCCATCACTTCGGCTTTGACCCCAAGCGCGACCTGCCGGGCGCGACGTTCCTCGACCTGCGCCTGGCCCAGGAGGGCGACCTCTGCCCCCGCTGCGGCGCGGGGCACTTCCAGGCCTTCCGGGGCATCGAGGTGGGCCAGGTCTTCAAGCTGGGCACCAAGTATTCCAAGTCGATGAACTGCGTCTACGTGGACGAGCACGGCAAGGAGAACCCCATGGTCATGGGGTGCTACGGCATCGGGGTCACCCGCACCGTGGCCGCGGCCATCGAGCAGAACTACGACGCCGACGGCATCGTCTGGCCCTGGCCCATCGCCCCCTACCAGGTGCACCTCCTGGACCTGGATCCGGGCAACGACCAGGTGCGCGCCGTCGCCGACGGCCTTGAGCGCGACCTGGAGGCCGCGGGGTTCGAGGTGCTCCACGACGACCGCGAAGGCCTGAGCCCGGGCGCCAAGTTCAAGGACGCCGACCTGCTGGGCTTCCCCCTGCGCGTCATGGTGGGCTCCAAGGGCCTCAAGGACGGCGTGGTGGAACTCAAGGACCGCCGCACCAAGGAGCTGCGCAAATTCAAGCCTGAAGCCCTGGTGGCCGAAGTGACGGAAGCCAGGGACCGCATCCTGCGGGATCTGGAGATCCAGGGCGGGAGGTGA
- a CDS encoding GatB/YqeY domain-containing protein encodes MLDRLQAELKTSMMARDAARTAVLRMALAAYKNEAVAKGLGPQGVLADADGLTVMKRLVKSREDSVEQFTKAGYADRAATELAEIQVLKEFLPSMLGGAQLEEAVRAAIAQTGAQSRKDMGAVMKALQAAHGGAYDGKAASQIVNSLLA; translated from the coding sequence ATGCTGGACCGATTGCAAGCCGAATTGAAGACCTCGATGATGGCCCGGGACGCCGCCCGGACCGCGGTGCTGCGCATGGCCCTGGCCGCGTACAAGAACGAGGCGGTGGCCAAGGGCCTGGGGCCCCAGGGCGTCCTGGCCGACGCGGACGGCCTCACGGTCATGAAGCGGCTGGTGAAAAGCCGGGAGGACAGCGTCGAGCAGTTCACCAAGGCCGGCTATGCCGACCGGGCGGCAACCGAGCTGGCGGAAATCCAGGTCCTCAAGGAATTCCTCCCCTCCATGCTGGGGGGAGCCCAGCTCGAAGAGGCCGTGCGCGCCGCCATCGCCCAGACCGGGGCCCAGAGCCGCAAGGACATGGGCGCCGTCATGAAGGCCCTCCAGGCCGCCCACGGGGGCGCCTACGACGGCAAGGCCGCCAGCCAGATCGTCAATTCCCTGCTCGCCTGA
- a CDS encoding chemotaxis protein CheX has product MNVAFINPFIESTLRSLDMMAGIQAEKSGLELKEDLITTYDVSAIIGLTGETSGSIIISMPESLACKIASNMLMEDIQSLNKNVEDAIGEIGNIVVGDARRSLIQDGHQLNISIPTVVIGVGHKISRSGDVPCIAIPFTTEFGDFEVNVGLRES; this is encoded by the coding sequence ATGAACGTTGCCTTCATTAACCCATTCATCGAGTCGACCCTCCGCAGCCTGGACATGATGGCCGGCATCCAGGCCGAGAAATCGGGCCTGGAGCTGAAGGAGGACCTCATCACCACCTACGACGTGTCGGCCATCATCGGCCTCACGGGCGAGACCTCCGGCTCCATCATCATCAGCATGCCCGAGAGCCTGGCCTGCAAGATCGCCTCCAACATGCTCATGGAGGACATCCAGTCCCTGAACAAGAACGTCGAGGACGCCATCGGCGAGATCGGCAACATCGTGGTGGGGGACGCCCGCCGCAGCCTGATCCAGGACGGCCACCAGCTGAACATCTCCATCCCCACGGTCGTCATCGGCGTGGGCCACAAGATCAGCCGCAGCGGCGACGTGCCCTGCATCGCCATCCCGTTCACGACGGAGTTCGGCGACTTCGAGGTGAACGTCGGGCTGCGCGAGAGCTAG
- a CDS encoding ferredoxin, whose product MAITKVWIEEGCIVCNACDAECPDVFLVTDTTCVIKADVREDGLETENRDEMSALKGEFQDSLEAGIEAAAAGCPVEVIKFEKA is encoded by the coding sequence ATGGCCATCACCAAGGTTTGGATCGAAGAAGGTTGCATCGTGTGCAACGCCTGCGACGCGGAATGCCCCGACGTCTTCCTGGTGACCGACACCACCTGCGTCATCAAGGCCGACGTCCGCGAGGACGGCCTCGAGACCGAGAACCGCGACGAAATGTCCGCCCTGAAGGGCGAGTTCCAGGATTCCCTGGAAGCCGGCATCGAAGCCGCCGCCGCGGGCTGCCCCGTGGAAGTCATCAAGTTCGAGAAGGCCTAG